DNA sequence from the Paenibacillus physcomitrellae genome:
GGAAACCGATGCCGGACATCCGTTTGTGCAGACCTGTGTGCAGTCCCTTCAAGCGATCGGCGAATCGGGGAAAATCGAAGGGCTAGGCTTCCATACCGATATGGGCTGGCCCGTTAACGTAGGCATCCCGACCGTCAACTTTGGTCCCGGCGATCCCAGCCTGGCTCACCACAGCGATGAATTCACGCCGGTGGAGGAAGTGATTCAGGCCGTCAAAATGATTGCCAAAACGATTGTCGACTGGTGCGGCGTAGAGGAGGCTTAACGCCTGCTGCAGGCAGTCGCGCTGGAAGACTGCCGAACCCCGTCGGCCGTCGCATGGCCGAGGGTTCTTGATAGAACCGCTGGTCAGCCGGGTTCTATCCTAAATGAAGGGAGCTGTTGTTATGAAGGTGTTATTTATTGGGGAATCGTGGATCGTTCATATGATTCATACAAAAGGATATGACAGCTTTACCTCAACCAAATATGAGGAAGGCGCAACCTATTTGCTAAACTGTTTGCGCAAGGGCGGCATCGACCTTACCTACATGCCGTCGCATGAGGTGCAGGTGCGGTTCCCGCAATCGCTGGAGGAACTGAAAACCTATGATGCGATTGTGCTGAGCGATGTGGGGGCCAATACGTTCCTGCTGCAGAACTCAACCTTTTATCAAATGCAGGTTGTACCCAATGCGCTGGAGCTGATCAGGCAGTTTGTTGCCGAAGGAGGCGGCCTGCTGATGGTAGGGGGGTATCTGACTTTTATGGGGATCGAAGGGAAAGCCAATTATAAAAATACGGTGCTTGCCGAGGTGCTGCCGGTTGTAATGGAGAACGGGGATGACCGCGCAGAAATGCCAAGCGGCTTCTCTCCTGCCGCAGCCCGATCCCATCCGCTTGTGGACGGTCTCGGCGACTGGCCGAAGCTGCTCGGTTACAACCGGCTCAAGGCGAAACCGGAGGCCGAGGAGCTGCTCAGCCACGGGGACGACGCCATTTTGACTGTCGGCACCTTCGGGGCAGGCAAGACGGCGGCTTTCGCCAGCGATTGTTCACCGCATTGGGGTTCCCTTGAATTTATGGAGTGGGAACATTATCCGGCATTCTGGACAAGGCTCGTCCAATATATTGGCTGAATCCGCTCACTTGCCCAGAAGATAAAACAGCATTCATATTTACGGCAGAATACCGTTAGGTATTCTGCCGTTTGTTTTATCGGCATTATCGGTCTGCCTAGGAGTCTTTTGAAGTGTATTTCTCCACCATTTTAATCAAATAATCTCGAAATGCCTCAACATAGGTTCTCGGCTCTACGATTTCGAGATTTGTCCCGAAACTCGCTAAAAATTGAAAACCAATATGGTTATGAGGAACTTGGATTGTTGCCAATAAATAATCAGAGCTATAATTGTTAATGCTCTTTCGGCCGTATCGTTCAATGAATTGATCTTGGATGGCAGGCGAAATCAACGCCTTGACTGTGACCAGCTCCGGTTGATAATTGGCCTCCTGCTTTTGTTCCAACAAATCATCTCTAGGGCTGAACATTTGTTCATCCATATTAAGACGATTGATCCGAGATAATTTGAACGTTCTATATCTCTTGCGAAGCAAGCAGAATCCTTTCAGATACCAACTCGTTTCGCTAAAATGAAGCTGATAAGGCTCGACAGTTCTTTTCATCGCAGTGCCATTTTTATCTATATAGTCAAATGAAACTAATCTTCTCTTTAAAATAGCTTCCTGACATGTCTTTAAGGTTTGACGAATCTCAGACCGACCTTCCCAATCATAAAAAGACAGCTGCATTAAACCTTTCGGAGCCAATGGACTAATCATGGCTTCTATTTTTTTGATCGTTATTTCAACTTCTTCACTGATTAGAATTTGTTCCAAGCCGCCGAGCGCAGTCCAGATATTCTCCAAGTCGGAGTTGCTTAAAAGACGTTTATCAATCTTGTATTCATCCATAATGCCGTAACCGCCATGAACTCCATTGACCGAATAGATCGGGATGTTTGATAAACTCAAGGTTTCCATATCACGAAGAATCGTTCTTTTGGAAACGTTAAATAATTGCGCGAATTCTTTGGTGGAAACGATATTCTTTTTCAGCAAGATCATAATGATCGAAATTAATCTCTCAACTTTTTCCATAGTTCCCCCTCTTTTTTTTCTGCTTCCGTATGAAACGGTGACATACGGATGTCACCTCTTATAAATTATACTA
Encoded proteins:
- a CDS encoding helix-turn-helix transcriptional regulator, translated to MEKVERLISIIMILLKKNIVSTKEFAQLFNVSKRTILRDMETLSLSNIPIYSVNGVHGGYGIMDEYKIDKRLLSNSDLENIWTALGGLEQILISEEVEITIKKIEAMISPLAPKGLMQLSFYDWEGRSEIRQTLKTCQEAILKRRLVSFDYIDKNGTAMKRTVEPYQLHFSETSWYLKGFCLLRKRYRTFKLSRINRLNMDEQMFSPRDDLLEQKQEANYQPELVTVKALISPAIQDQFIERYGRKSINNYSSDYLLATIQVPHNHIGFQFLASFGTNLEIVEPRTYVEAFRDYLIKMVEKYTSKDS
- a CDS encoding glutamine amidotransferase, which codes for MKVLFIGESWIVHMIHTKGYDSFTSTKYEEGATYLLNCLRKGGIDLTYMPSHEVQVRFPQSLEELKTYDAIVLSDVGANTFLLQNSTFYQMQVVPNALELIRQFVAEGGGLLMVGGYLTFMGIEGKANYKNTVLAEVLPVVMENGDDRAEMPSGFSPAAARSHPLVDGLGDWPKLLGYNRLKAKPEAEELLSHGDDAILTVGTFGAGKTAAFASDCSPHWGSLEFMEWEHYPAFWTRLVQYIG